Proteins found in one Amycolatopsis aidingensis genomic segment:
- a CDS encoding MCE family protein, with protein MSPAGTRKGLRAGITLTILAVLLAAATVLIIRPGGQQRFTAYFTAAVGLYPGSTVRVLGIPVGTVAEVVPEGERVRVELAVDSDVPIPEGASAAVVAPSLVSDRYVQFVPVYTQGPKLASGAVIPVQRTVTPAELDELFASLDELAGALGPDGANSDGALSDLLDTLAENADGNGKLINDTISKLAAANQTLSGTRDELFGTVSSLQEFTSMLAGNDDQVVEFARQLADISAFLSGERTELGAAVSELATALESVRGFIKDNRGHLKSNVDKLVEITKVLVDQRDSLAEALDTAPNAVENFYQGYNPQRRTLDSRTLLLEWWPQSQQDSGAPEDAPALPLPPVGPAYSTGGS; from the coding sequence ATGAGCCCGGCCGGAACGCGCAAGGGCCTGCGTGCGGGCATCACCCTGACCATCCTCGCCGTGCTGCTGGCCGCGGCCACCGTGCTGATCATCCGGCCGGGCGGGCAGCAGCGGTTCACCGCGTACTTCACCGCGGCGGTGGGCCTCTACCCCGGCTCGACCGTGCGGGTGCTCGGCATCCCGGTGGGCACGGTGGCGGAGGTGGTCCCGGAGGGCGAGCGGGTGCGGGTGGAGCTCGCGGTGGACTCGGATGTGCCGATCCCGGAAGGCGCCTCCGCCGCCGTGGTGGCGCCCAGCCTGGTCAGCGACAGGTACGTGCAGTTCGTCCCGGTGTACACGCAGGGCCCGAAACTGGCCTCGGGCGCGGTGATCCCGGTGCAGCGCACGGTCACCCCTGCGGAGCTGGACGAGCTGTTCGCCAGCCTGGACGAGCTGGCCGGTGCGCTCGGCCCGGACGGGGCGAACTCCGATGGCGCGCTTTCGGACCTGCTGGACACCCTCGCGGAGAATGCGGACGGCAACGGGAAGCTGATCAATGACACGATCAGCAAACTGGCCGCGGCCAACCAGACGCTGTCGGGCACCAGGGACGAGCTGTTCGGCACGGTGTCCAGCTTGCAGGAGTTCACCAGCATGCTGGCGGGCAACGACGACCAGGTGGTCGAGTTCGCCAGGCAGCTGGCCGACATCTCCGCCTTCCTCAGCGGGGAACGCACCGAGCTGGGCGCCGCGGTGAGCGAGCTTGCCACCGCTCTGGAGTCGGTGCGCGGGTTCATCAAGGACAACCGCGGGCACCTCAAGTCCAACGTGGACAAACTGGTGGAGATCACCAAGGTGCTTGTCGACCAGCGGGACTCGCTGGCCGAGGCGCTGGACACCGCGCCGAACGCGGTGGAGAACTTCTACCAGGGATACAACCCGCAGCGGCGCACCCTGGACTCCCGCACCCTGCTGCTGGAGTGGTGGCCGCAGTCCCAGCAGGACTCCGGTGCGCCGGAGGACGCGCCCGCACTGCCGCTGCCACCGGTCGGGCCCGCCTACAGCACGGGAGGTTCCTGA
- a CDS encoding ATP-binding protein: MVALLDGSAALVGRARDLGILRDVLGKRPSVALVAGEAGIGKTRLVRELVRLSEFRADNLLLGACQPARDPFPYGPVLDALRRAGGLDPLGPLSSVAGVLRPLLPEIAEALPARPEPLPDRAAERHRQFRAIREVLAACGRALLVIDDLQWADPLTREVLRFLLADPPDRLGILLAYTDTELPPGGPLEAPARIAVGVPTVRMRLRPLDPREVHALAATVLNESTVDKEFTGKLHDRTAGIPFVVEETLRALSASGALVAEGTGGRAVAELPVPAPLREAVQARMAALPGPAATLARAAAVLGTPTDAGTIGALCGLRTGRLGAALTAAVRGGVLHQVTQDRYGFRHDFAHTAVYESISPPERELLHNKAIEVLGAGADPPLAQLARHARAAGHLPQWLHYAEAAVERAIEAGQTSAALDVLQELLAGPLGAGDVERFAVRLSEIALRAHRPELIGTLRRVVDRGELGGLARGRIRLNLGLLLVRLPGRLLRARAEVEQAVAELADRPDLAVRGYNLLAIPLEGLAPLVWHEHWMSEVDAVFPELADPELRLALRADRIACRAHVGDGAAWREFEGMPDTAPTAGERVQLARLWCNLADAQSWIGRLDRAAELLAGGVRMAEEAGALFAGSVAGGSRLRLDWLTGEWTGLAERAESIQQRCADVGPVVAEAQLVRGALAAVRGEFEAARRLLRASGLTKPQGAVLPVVLSAAGMLTRVLLAGEDVRGAAEVAGHGLRLARRKGVWVWAAELLPPAARAYALAGRLPEAEAAVAEFAAGITGRDAPLAHTSLVAARAVLLEARAEHKRAAAAFEEAASGYLALPMPYPAAVSTEEAACCLLAAGAQGGVDGLRSAAEAYSRLGATRDAGRCRYALRELGAWRPSRRGRRGYGDQLSPREREVAAMLACGRTNREIAEGLFLSPRTVEQHVTRVLRKLGLRSRTEVGKQAPQKAS, translated from the coding sequence ATGGTCGCCCTGCTCGACGGCTCGGCCGCGCTCGTCGGACGCGCGCGGGACTTGGGGATACTCCGCGATGTGCTCGGCAAGCGCCCCTCGGTCGCGCTGGTGGCCGGTGAGGCCGGGATCGGCAAGACCAGGCTGGTACGGGAACTGGTGCGGCTGAGCGAGTTCCGTGCCGACAACCTGCTGCTCGGTGCCTGCCAGCCCGCACGGGACCCCTTCCCCTACGGCCCGGTGCTGGACGCGCTGCGCCGGGCGGGCGGGCTGGACCCACTGGGCCCGCTGAGCTCGGTGGCCGGGGTCCTGCGCCCGCTACTGCCGGAGATCGCCGAGGCGCTGCCCGCGCGCCCGGAGCCGTTACCGGACCGCGCCGCCGAGCGACACCGGCAGTTCCGCGCGATCCGCGAGGTGCTGGCGGCCTGCGGCCGCGCCCTGCTGGTCATCGACGACCTGCAGTGGGCCGACCCGCTCACCCGCGAGGTGCTGCGGTTCCTGCTCGCCGATCCGCCGGACCGGCTCGGCATCCTGCTGGCCTACACCGACACCGAACTGCCCCCTGGCGGGCCGCTGGAGGCACCGGCGCGGATCGCCGTCGGCGTGCCGACCGTCCGGATGCGACTGCGCCCGCTGGACCCGCGCGAGGTGCACGCCCTGGCCGCTACCGTCCTCAATGAATCCACAGTGGATAAAGAGTTCACCGGGAAGCTGCACGACCGCACCGCAGGAATCCCTTTCGTGGTCGAGGAGACCCTGCGGGCGCTGAGCGCTTCCGGAGCGCTGGTGGCCGAGGGCACGGGCGGCCGGGCGGTGGCCGAACTGCCCGTGCCTGCGCCGCTGCGCGAGGCCGTGCAGGCCCGGATGGCCGCGCTGCCCGGCCCGGCGGCCACGCTGGCCAGGGCGGCCGCGGTGCTCGGCACGCCGACGGACGCCGGCACGATCGGTGCCCTGTGCGGACTGCGCACCGGCAGGCTGGGCGCCGCACTGACCGCCGCGGTGCGCGGCGGGGTGCTGCACCAGGTAACCCAGGACCGCTACGGCTTCCGGCACGACTTCGCGCACACCGCGGTGTACGAGTCGATCAGTCCGCCGGAACGGGAGCTGTTGCATAACAAGGCGATCGAGGTGCTCGGCGCGGGTGCGGATCCACCGCTGGCGCAGCTGGCCCGGCACGCGCGGGCAGCAGGGCACCTACCGCAATGGCTGCACTACGCCGAGGCCGCGGTGGAGCGAGCGATCGAGGCCGGGCAGACCTCGGCGGCACTGGACGTGTTGCAGGAGCTGCTGGCGGGCCCGCTCGGCGCCGGGGACGTGGAACGGTTCGCGGTGCGGCTCAGCGAGATCGCGCTGCGCGCGCACCGGCCGGAGCTGATCGGGACGTTGCGCAGGGTGGTCGACCGGGGTGAGCTCGGCGGGCTCGCCAGGGGCCGGATCCGGCTCAACCTCGGGCTGCTGCTGGTGCGGCTGCCGGGGCGGCTGCTACGCGCGCGGGCAGAGGTGGAGCAGGCGGTCGCCGAGCTGGCCGACCGGCCGGACCTGGCCGTGCGCGGGTACAACCTGCTCGCCATCCCGCTGGAGGGGCTGGCCCCGCTGGTCTGGCACGAACACTGGATGTCCGAAGTGGACGCGGTGTTCCCGGAGCTGGCGGACCCCGAGCTGCGGCTCGCGCTGCGGGCCGACCGGATCGCCTGCCGGGCGCATGTCGGCGACGGCGCGGCCTGGCGGGAGTTCGAGGGCATGCCGGACACCGCCCCCACCGCGGGCGAGCGGGTGCAGCTGGCGCGGCTGTGGTGCAACCTCGCCGACGCGCAGTCCTGGATCGGCAGGCTGGACCGGGCCGCCGAGCTGCTGGCCGGTGGGGTGCGGATGGCCGAGGAGGCGGGCGCGCTGTTCGCAGGCAGCGTCGCGGGCGGCTCGCGGCTGCGGCTGGACTGGCTCACCGGCGAGTGGACCGGCCTGGCCGAACGCGCGGAGTCGATCCAGCAACGTTGTGCCGATGTCGGGCCGGTGGTGGCGGAGGCCCAGCTGGTGCGCGGGGCGCTCGCCGCGGTGCGGGGCGAGTTCGAAGCGGCACGGCGGCTGTTGCGGGCCAGCGGGCTGACCAAACCGCAGGGTGCCGTGCTGCCGGTGGTGCTTTCCGCTGCGGGCATGCTCACCAGGGTGCTGCTGGCGGGTGAGGACGTCCGTGGCGCGGCCGAGGTCGCCGGGCACGGCCTGCGCCTCGCCCGGCGCAAGGGGGTCTGGGTGTGGGCGGCCGAACTGCTCCCGCCAGCCGCACGGGCCTATGCGCTCGCCGGGCGGTTGCCCGAGGCCGAGGCCGCCGTTGCGGAGTTCGCCGCGGGCATCACCGGCCGGGACGCGCCACTGGCGCACACCAGCCTGGTGGCCGCGCGGGCGGTGTTACTGGAGGCAAGGGCCGAGCACAAGCGGGCGGCGGCGGCCTTCGAGGAGGCGGCCAGCGGCTACCTGGCGTTGCCCATGCCATACCCCGCCGCGGTATCCACCGAGGAGGCGGCCTGCTGCCTGCTGGCCGCCGGTGCGCAGGGCGGCGTGGACGGGCTGCGCTCGGCCGCGGAGGCCTACTCCCGCCTCGGCGCGACCAGGGACGCCGGCCGCTGCCGGTACGCGCTGCGCGAACTCGGCGCCTGGCGCCCTTCCCGCCGGGGCCGGCGCGGCTACGGTGACCAGCTCTCGCCGAGGGAACGCGAGGTGGCCGCGATGCTGGCCTGTGGCCGTACCAACCGGGAGATCGCCGAGGGCCTGTTCCTCTCCCCGCGCACGGTGGAGCAGCACGTCACCCGCGTGCTGCGCAAGCTCGGTCTGCGTTCCCGTACCGAGGTCGGCAAGCAGGCCCCGCAGAAGGCCAGCTGA
- a CDS encoding MCE family protein, which produces MITRKVQLQVAVFVLVALVGVSYVGYSYAGLDRMFGGSGMVVQVRLASSGGLFTNGEVTYRGVQVGRVGPMRLAGEGIEADLYLEDSAPPIPADTAAVVTNRSAVGEQYLDLRPRSADGPFLTEGSVIEQDRTSLPPPVEQVMSTLDSMVASVPLDSLRTVVREAGAAFQGTGPELGKLMDSADAFTRTAVEHLPQTSKLITDARTVLNTQVEQAPAIDSFSRDLRLLAEQFKHSDGDLRRLIGATPPAAEETSALLAESGRGLGLVLANLLTPSMIFESRTAATEQLLVYYPLALSATEDVVGRDGEARFASVLRFFEPEPCIRGYQDTVYRPGTDTSPAPELNTRARCTLPYGHPSSVRGSQHAPKGAPAPDPDGLSQLLGVDLLRGGR; this is translated from the coding sequence ATGATCACGCGCAAGGTGCAGCTCCAGGTGGCCGTGTTCGTGCTGGTCGCGCTGGTCGGCGTGAGCTACGTCGGGTACAGCTACGCCGGGCTGGACCGGATGTTCGGCGGCAGCGGGATGGTGGTGCAGGTACGGCTGGCCTCGTCCGGCGGACTGTTCACCAATGGGGAGGTCACCTATCGCGGGGTGCAGGTCGGGCGGGTCGGCCCGATGCGGCTTGCAGGGGAGGGGATCGAGGCTGACCTCTACCTCGAGGACTCGGCCCCGCCCATCCCCGCGGACACCGCGGCCGTGGTCACCAACCGGTCCGCCGTCGGGGAGCAGTACCTCGACCTGCGGCCGCGGTCGGCGGATGGCCCCTTCCTCACCGAGGGATCGGTGATCGAGCAGGACCGGACCAGTCTCCCGCCCCCGGTCGAACAAGTGATGTCTACATTGGACAGCATGGTCGCCTCGGTACCGTTGGACTCGCTGCGTACCGTGGTGCGCGAGGCCGGGGCGGCCTTCCAGGGTACCGGGCCGGAGCTTGGCAAGCTGATGGACAGCGCGGACGCGTTCACCCGCACCGCCGTGGAACACCTGCCGCAGACCAGCAAGTTGATCACCGACGCGCGTACCGTGCTGAACACGCAGGTGGAGCAGGCACCCGCGATCGACTCGTTCAGCCGGGACCTGCGGCTGCTCGCCGAGCAGTTCAAGCATTCCGATGGCGACCTGCGCAGGCTGATCGGTGCCACCCCGCCTGCCGCCGAGGAGACCAGCGCGCTGCTGGCCGAGTCCGGCAGGGGGCTCGGGCTGGTGCTGGCGAACCTGCTGACCCCTTCGATGATCTTCGAGAGCAGGACCGCGGCCACCGAGCAGTTGCTGGTCTACTACCCGCTCGCGCTCAGCGCCACCGAGGATGTGGTCGGCAGGGACGGGGAGGCCCGGTTCGCCTCGGTGCTGCGCTTCTTCGAGCCGGAGCCATGCATCCGGGGCTACCAGGACACGGTGTACCGGCCGGGCACCGACACCTCGCCCGCCCCGGAGCTGAACACGCGGGCGCGCTGCACCCTGCCGTACGGGCACCCGAGTTCGGTCCGGGGTTCGCAGCACGCACCGAAGGGCGCGCCCGCGCCCGATCCGGATGGCCTGAGCCAGTTGCTCGGGGTCGACCTGCTGCGAGGTGGACGGTGA
- a CDS encoding MCE family protein: MRRRVMPVAVLAAFSLTGCGAGGFNGIYALPLPGGADLGAHPYQVTIEFANVLDLVPQAGVKVNDVPVGRVDRIEVAPQDWTARVTVSVHGSVDLPANAHASVRQSSLLGEKFVQLSEPAGGGTGKLNDGALIPLERSNRNAEVEEVFGALSLLLNGGGVGQIQQITSELNQALDGNEEGLRALLSNMDTFVSQLDAHRHEITRALEGVNRLSATLAGQRERIDEVLRDLQPGVEILAQQRESLVTMLRSLDSLSAVAVDTIDKAGADMVADLRRLEPILRNLADAGKDLPEAFELLLTFPFPDSAMEMFRGDYGNVFVDLDTPVPPGEPTEPGAPGAPVVPLRPMDSPALPGGEK; the protein is encoded by the coding sequence ATGCGCCGCCGGGTCATGCCCGTGGCCGTGCTGGCCGCGTTCTCGCTCACCGGCTGTGGTGCGGGCGGGTTCAACGGGATCTACGCGCTGCCGCTGCCCGGTGGGGCCGATCTCGGTGCGCATCCGTACCAGGTGACCATCGAGTTCGCCAACGTGCTGGACCTTGTGCCGCAGGCCGGGGTCAAGGTGAACGACGTGCCGGTGGGCAGGGTGGACCGGATCGAGGTCGCGCCACAGGACTGGACGGCGCGGGTGACCGTCTCGGTGCACGGGTCGGTCGACCTGCCCGCGAACGCGCACGCGAGCGTGCGGCAGTCCAGCCTGCTCGGGGAGAAGTTCGTGCAGCTGAGCGAACCCGCGGGCGGCGGGACCGGGAAGCTCAACGACGGGGCGCTGATCCCGCTGGAGCGCAGCAATCGCAACGCCGAGGTGGAGGAGGTCTTCGGCGCGCTCTCGCTGCTGCTCAACGGTGGCGGTGTCGGGCAGATCCAGCAGATCACCAGCGAGCTGAACCAGGCGCTGGACGGCAACGAGGAAGGACTTCGTGCACTGCTGTCCAATATGGACACATTTGTCAGTCAGCTGGACGCGCACCGGCACGAGATCACCAGGGCGCTGGAGGGGGTGAACCGGCTTTCGGCCACCCTGGCCGGGCAGCGCGAGCGGATCGACGAGGTGCTGCGTGACCTCCAGCCTGGGGTGGAGATCCTGGCCCAGCAGCGGGAGTCGCTGGTGACGATGCTGCGCTCGCTGGATTCGCTCTCGGCCGTCGCGGTGGACACGATCGACAAGGCCGGCGCGGATATGGTGGCCGACCTGCGGCGGCTGGAGCCGATCCTGCGCAACCTCGCCGACGCGGGCAAGGATCTGCCCGAGGCTTTCGAACTGCTGCTGACCTTCCCGTTCCCGGACTCGGCGATGGAGATGTTCCGGGGCGACTACGGCAACGTGTTCGTCGATCTGGACACCCCGGTGCCGCCGGGTGAGCCCACCGAACCCGGTGCGCCGGGTGCCCCGGTCGTCCCGCTCCGTCCGATGGATTCACCCGCGTTACCAGGGGGCGAGAAATGA
- a CDS encoding MCE family protein codes for MKSFSERNQAGIGTVSIVLLSLIALVTFYSEDLPIIGGGTTYTAHFAEAAGLTASTEVRAAGVKVGTVTAVELEGDHVRVTFRVDDAWVGDRTTAEIGIKTLLGSKYLAIDPRGSARQDPDEPIPLERTTTPFDINEVFDQLSATVGDIDTDRLARSMRVLTETFADSPPHVRSALEGLSALSETIASRDAELAKLLENTRKVSRTFADRKDAVRQLLSDGNLLLAELRARKESISELLSGTRELSAQLRGLVADNSGRLRPALEQLDRVNAVLQRNQEELNRSLALAGPYYRLIGNTMGNGRWIETYLCGLIEPPEGEPCAPPKEPFPQGGPR; via the coding sequence ATGAAAAGTTTCTCCGAACGCAACCAGGCAGGCATCGGCACGGTGAGCATCGTGCTGCTCAGCTTGATCGCGCTGGTCACCTTCTACTCCGAGGACCTGCCGATCATCGGCGGCGGCACCACCTACACCGCGCACTTCGCCGAGGCCGCGGGCCTCACCGCGAGTACCGAGGTGCGGGCCGCCGGGGTGAAGGTCGGCACGGTCACCGCCGTCGAGCTGGAGGGCGACCACGTGCGGGTCACCTTCCGGGTGGACGACGCCTGGGTCGGCGACCGCACCACCGCGGAGATCGGGATCAAGACCCTGCTGGGCTCGAAGTACCTTGCGATCGACCCGCGGGGCAGCGCACGGCAGGACCCGGACGAGCCCATCCCGCTGGAGCGCACCACCACTCCCTTCGACATCAACGAGGTGTTCGACCAGCTCTCCGCCACCGTCGGGGATATCGACACCGACCGGCTGGCCAGGTCGATGCGGGTGCTCACCGAGACCTTCGCCGACTCGCCACCGCATGTGCGCTCGGCACTGGAAGGGCTTTCCGCGCTGTCCGAGACGATCGCCTCCAGGGATGCCGAGCTGGCCAAGCTGCTGGAGAACACCCGCAAGGTCTCCCGTACCTTCGCCGACCGCAAGGACGCGGTGCGGCAACTGCTTTCCGACGGCAACCTGCTGCTGGCGGAGCTGCGCGCGCGCAAGGAGTCGATCAGCGAGTTGCTTTCCGGGACCCGCGAGCTCTCCGCGCAGCTACGCGGGCTGGTCGCGGACAACTCGGGCCGGCTGCGCCCGGCGCTGGAGCAGCTGGACCGGGTGAACGCCGTGCTGCAACGCAACCAGGAGGAGCTGAACCGCAGCCTGGCGCTGGCAGGCCCGTACTACCGGCTGATCGGCAACACCATGGGCAACGGCAGGTGGATCGAGACCTACCTGTGCGGGCTGATCGAACCGCCGGAGGGCGAGCCCTGCGCGCCACCGAAGGAACCCTTCCCGCAAGGAGGACCGCGATGA
- a CDS encoding MCE family protein has protein sequence MRDILAPLVKLIVFAVVTLLSTGLLAMSIANTDLRASHEYSARFTDVTSLVEGDDVRVGGVRVGEVESIELIDRRLARVEFSVDADRVLPASVTAGLKYRNMLGQRYIALERGVGEVDGVLPPGGEIPLERTSPALDLTLLFNGFRPLFQALSPQDVNKLSYELIQVFQGEGSTVDSLLRHTASLTSTIAGKDEVIGKVIGNLNQVLDTVNARGSELSSLLDTVQRFVSGLAADREPVGEAITSLGDLADSTAGLLADGRPALRSSIGELGRLSENLADNEEIVESALRNLPVKMESVTRMSSYGSWMNFFLCEATTSPAAGSSPLPLAGIPRTEPRCYR, from the coding sequence CGGTCTGCTGGCGATGTCCATCGCGAACACCGACCTGCGGGCATCGCATGAGTACTCCGCGCGGTTCACCGACGTCACCTCGCTGGTGGAGGGGGACGACGTGCGGGTCGGCGGGGTGCGGGTCGGCGAGGTGGAAAGCATCGAGCTGATCGACCGGCGGCTGGCCAGGGTGGAGTTCTCGGTTGACGCCGACCGGGTCCTTCCCGCCTCGGTGACCGCGGGCCTGAAGTACCGCAACATGCTCGGGCAGCGCTATATCGCGCTAGAGCGCGGCGTCGGCGAGGTGGACGGGGTGCTGCCGCCGGGCGGGGAGATCCCGCTGGAGCGCACCAGTCCCGCGCTGGACCTGACCCTGCTGTTCAACGGTTTCCGCCCGCTGTTCCAGGCGCTGTCCCCACAGGACGTGAACAAGCTGTCCTACGAGCTGATCCAGGTGTTCCAGGGCGAGGGCAGCACGGTGGACAGCCTGCTGCGGCACACCGCCTCGCTGACCTCCACCATCGCCGGCAAGGACGAGGTGATCGGCAAGGTGATCGGCAACCTGAACCAGGTGCTGGACACGGTGAACGCCCGCGGCTCCGAGCTGTCCTCCTTGCTGGACACCGTGCAGCGGTTCGTCTCCGGGCTGGCCGCGGACCGCGAACCGGTCGGCGAGGCGATCACCTCACTTGGTGATCTCGCCGACTCCACCGCCGGGCTGCTCGCGGACGGCCGCCCGGCGCTGCGGTCGAGCATCGGCGAGCTCGGCCGGTTGTCCGAGAACCTCGCCGACAACGAGGAGATCGTCGAATCCGCACTGCGGAACCTTCCAGTGAAGATGGAGTCGGTGACGCGGATGTCCTCCTACGGCTCCTGGATGAACTTCTTCCTGTGCGAGGCGACCACCTCGCCCGCGGCGGGAAGCTCGCCGCTGCCGCTGGCCGGGATCCCGCGCACCGAGCCGAGGTGCTACCGATGA
- a CDS encoding S1 family peptidase, whose protein sequence is MRKRALAAALLAGSAITLGLVAPATGAERDSGAQPFIVGGVDATETYGFMAGMQTTDGRHNCGASLISARWLVTAAHCVTDPSTDRAVDPARWQYRIGSTDRTSGGEVAAVAEFIPHENWSWRGPGQYDIALARLAAPVAAEPIEIGSSPAPGAEVRELGWGLTCPTRGCGPAPVTLQQLDTTIAADSRCGSGFDPDSELCMDNKGGEGSSCYGDSGGPAVVRSGGRWVLVGATSRGQTASCPELPGIYTDVTSYTGWIAERTGGQAG, encoded by the coding sequence ATGAGGAAGCGCGCACTCGCCGCGGCCCTGCTGGCAGGCTCGGCCATAACGCTCGGCCTGGTGGCGCCCGCCACCGGCGCCGAGCGGGACTCCGGGGCGCAGCCGTTCATCGTGGGCGGCGTGGACGCGACCGAGACCTACGGCTTCATGGCGGGTATGCAGACCACGGACGGCAGGCACAACTGCGGCGCCTCGCTGATCAGTGCGCGGTGGCTGGTGACCGCCGCACACTGCGTGACCGACCCGAGCACCGACCGGGCCGTGGACCCTGCCCGGTGGCAGTACCGGATCGGCAGCACCGACCGCACCAGCGGCGGCGAGGTCGCGGCGGTGGCCGAGTTCATCCCGCACGAGAACTGGTCCTGGCGCGGGCCGGGCCAGTACGACATCGCGCTGGCGCGGCTGGCCGCGCCGGTGGCCGCGGAGCCGATCGAGATCGGCAGCTCTCCCGCGCCGGGTGCCGAGGTCAGGGAACTCGGCTGGGGGCTGACCTGCCCCACCCGTGGCTGCGGGCCCGCGCCGGTCACGCTGCAACAGCTGGACACCACGATCGCCGCCGACAGCCGCTGCGGCAGCGGGTTCGACCCGGACAGCGAGCTGTGCATGGACAACAAGGGCGGCGAAGGCAGCTCCTGCTACGGCGACTCCGGTGGTCCCGCCGTGGTCCGCAGCGGCGGCAGGTGGGTGCTGGTCGGTGCCACCAGCCGGGGGCAGACCGCCAGCTGCCCGGAACTGCCCGGCATCTACACCGATGTGACCTCCTACACCGGCTGGATCGCCGAGCGGACCGGCGGCCAGGCGGGCTGA
- a CDS encoding heavy metal translocating P-type ATPase, translating into MDTHAGHETGQHEHEHGHGDHAAVFRDRFWLSLGLAVPVVAGSHMVADLLGYQIPSWAGWIAPVLGTVVFLYGGWPFLSGAVGELRQRQPGMMTLVALAISVAFIASGLTSLGVGGLQLDFWWELALLVVIMLLGHWVEMRALGQASGALEALAELLPDEAERVRDDGEVQPVALTELRVGDLVLVRSGGRVPADGTVVEGAAELDESMVTGESGTVRRADGDQVVAGTVATDSAIRVRVDAVGEDTALAGIRRLVADAQGSRSRAQALADRAAALLFWFALLAGVLTYLVWSLLGAASDAVERTVTVLVIACPHALGLAIPLVIAISTGMSARAGILVTDRLALERMRSVDAVLFDKTGTLTKGRPAVTEVLAGDKADEDTVLGLAAAAEYDSEHPLATAIVDAARERANPPRATDFRSLTGRGVVATVDGKEIAVGGPSLLRHYGAEPPARLEQRTRALADRGATVLHVLRDGVVIGALALADEIRPESRQAVDALHAEGVRVVLITGDARNVAESVAADLGVDEVFAEVLPQDKDSAVARLQERGHRVAMVGDGVNDAPALARADVGIAIGAGTDVAIESAGVVLVSDDPRGVLAVRRLSVASYRKMWQNLGWAAGYNVVAVPLAAGVLASVGFVLPPAVGAVVMSLSTIVVALNAQLLRRVSLSG; encoded by the coding sequence ATGGACACGCATGCCGGACACGAAACCGGACAGCACGAACACGAGCACGGGCACGGTGACCACGCCGCGGTCTTCCGGGACCGGTTCTGGCTGAGCCTCGGCCTTGCCGTCCCGGTGGTCGCCGGCAGTCATATGGTCGCCGACCTGCTCGGCTACCAGATCCCCTCCTGGGCGGGCTGGATCGCGCCGGTACTGGGCACGGTCGTCTTCCTCTACGGTGGCTGGCCGTTCCTTTCCGGCGCGGTCGGCGAGCTGCGCCAGCGGCAGCCGGGGATGATGACCCTGGTCGCGCTGGCGATCAGCGTGGCCTTCATCGCCAGCGGCCTCACCTCGCTCGGGGTCGGCGGGCTCCAGCTGGACTTCTGGTGGGAGCTCGCGCTGCTGGTCGTGATCATGCTGCTCGGGCACTGGGTGGAGATGCGTGCCCTCGGCCAGGCGTCCGGCGCACTGGAGGCGCTGGCCGAACTGCTGCCGGACGAGGCGGAACGGGTGCGGGACGACGGCGAGGTGCAGCCGGTCGCGCTGACCGAGCTGCGGGTCGGGGACCTGGTGCTGGTCCGTTCCGGGGGCCGGGTGCCTGCCGACGGCACCGTGGTCGAAGGCGCTGCCGAGCTGGACGAGTCCATGGTCACCGGCGAGTCGGGCACCGTGCGCAGGGCCGATGGCGACCAGGTCGTCGCCGGAACCGTGGCCACCGACTCGGCGATCAGGGTCCGGGTGGACGCGGTCGGCGAGGACACCGCGCTGGCCGGGATCCGGCGGCTGGTCGCCGACGCCCAGGGCTCCCGTTCGCGCGCACAGGCCCTGGCCGACCGCGCGGCCGCGCTGCTGTTCTGGTTCGCCCTGCTGGCGGGGGTGCTCACCTACCTGGTCTGGTCCCTGCTCGGGGCGGCCTCGGATGCCGTCGAGCGCACCGTCACCGTGCTGGTGATCGCCTGCCCGCATGCCCTCGGCCTTGCGATTCCGCTGGTGATCGCGATCTCCACCGGAATGTCGGCCCGCGCGGGCATCCTGGTCACCGATCGGCTGGCGCTGGAACGGATGCGTTCCGTGGACGCGGTGCTGTTCGACAAGACCGGCACCCTCACCAAGGGACGCCCTGCGGTGACCGAGGTGCTGGCGGGCGACAAGGCCGACGAGGACACCGTGCTGGGACTGGCCGCAGCTGCCGAGTACGACTCGGAGCATCCACTGGCGACGGCCATTGTGGACGCCGCCAGGGAGCGTGCGAATCCGCCCAGGGCAACGGATTTCCGCTCGCTGACCGGTCGTGGCGTGGTAGCCACAGTGGACGGAAAGGAGATCGCCGTCGGCGGGCCCTCGTTGCTGCGGCACTACGGGGCCGAGCCGCCCGCGCGGCTCGAGCAGCGTACCCGGGCGCTCGCGGACCGGGGCGCGACCGTGCTGCACGTGCTGCGGGACGGGGTGGTGATCGGTGCGCTGGCGCTGGCCGACGAGATCCGCCCGGAGTCGAGGCAGGCCGTGGACGCGCTGCATGCCGAGGGGGTCCGGGTCGTGCTGATCACCGGGGATGCCCGCAACGTCGCCGAGTCGGTGGCCGCCGACCTCGGCGTGGACGAGGTGTTCGCCGAGGTGTTGCCGCAGGACAAGGATTCCGCCGTGGCGCGGCTGCAGGAGCGTGGCCACCGGGTGGCCATGGTCGGCGACGGGGTGAACGACGCACCCGCGCTCGCCAGGGCCGATGTCGGCATCGCGATCGGGGCGGGCACCGATGTGGCGATCGAGTCGGCCGGGGTGGTGCTGGTCTCCGACGACCCGCGCGGGGTGCTCGCGGTGCGCAGGCTTTCCGTTGCCAGCTACCGGAAGATGTGGCAGAACCTCGGCTGGGCTGCGGGGTACAACGTGGTGGCCGTGCCACTGGCTGCCGGTGTGCTCGCCTCGGTCGGGTTCGTGCTGCCGCCTGCGGTGGGCGCCGTGGTGATGAGCCTGTCCACGATCGTGGTGGCGCTCAACGCCCAGTTACTCCGCCGGGTAAGTCTGTCGGGCTGA